The following coding sequences are from one Streptococcus sp. NPS 308 window:
- a CDS encoding S1 RNA-binding domain-containing protein, whose translation MKIGDKLNGRITGIQPYGAFVELETGVTGLIHISEIRTGFIENIYDILKIGDEVQVQVVDFDEYTGKASLSIRTLEEEKHQLPRRRRFSNDRIKHGFAPLARMMPVWTREALEHLKKKP comes from the coding sequence ATGAAAATTGGTGATAAGCTAAACGGGCGTATTACAGGAATTCAGCCCTATGGTGCCTTTGTCGAGTTAGAGACAGGGGTGACAGGGCTGATTCACATCTCGGAAATCCGGACGGGATTTATTGAGAATATCTATGATATTTTAAAAATTGGTGATGAGGTTCAAGTACAGGTGGTGGATTTTGACGAATACACTGGGAAAGCCAGTCTTTCTATCCGTACTTTGGAGGAAGAAAAACATCAATTGCCAAGACGGAGACGTTTTTCAAATGATCGTATCAAGCACGGTTTTGCGCCACTTGCTCGAATGATGCCTGTTTGGACAAGAGAAGCCTTGGAGCATTTAAAAAAGAAGCCGTAA